From the genome of Haloarcula taiwanensis:
CGACGTTGACGCGACGACCGATGTCGATGCCACCGAGGACGAAGACGATGCGACCGACGAACCCGCGGACGTCGATAGCGTCTCCGGTATCGGCCCGACCTACGCCGACCGTCTCCACGGCGCTGGCATCCACAGCGTTGCGGACTTGGCTGAATACGATGCGGCCGAACTGGCCGACATCGCTGAGACTACCGAGTCCCGCGCGCAGGACTGGCTCGACCAGCTGTAATCCGGCGCTGTTTTTCTGTTTCGCGCTGCACGAGTAGCCATGCGCGTCTCGGTCATCGGCGGCTCGACAGTTACCGACGAACAGTATCAGCAGGCACGCGAGGTCGGACGACAACTCGGTGAGCACGGCCACGACATCGTCTGTGGCGGCCTCACCGGTGTAATGGAGGCAGCCTGTCACGGCGCGAGCGAGGCCGGCGGCCACACTATCGGCATCCTGCCCAGTGAGCGCCGGGCCGCCGCAAACGACTACGTCGAGACGGCCATCGCCACGGGACTCGGAAACGCCCGCAACGTCCTCGTCGTGATGAACGGCGCGGCAGTCGTCGCCGTCGACGGCGGCCCCGGGACGCTCTCGGAACTCGGCCACGCGCTTGATATGGGTCGACCGGTCGCCGGGCTCGGAACCCACCGCCTCGACGGCGGCGACGCAATCGAACACGTCGACACGCCCGCCGAAGCCGTCGAGTACGTCGAGTCGGCCGTGCAGTAGCTTTCACTCCAACAGCCGCTTGAGAGCCGCCGCGATTGCGAGAAACGCGACGCTGAGCAGCCTGACCCGCCGACGGGACCTCTCTTGTGGCGTGAACTCCACCGCCAGCACCCGGCGATAGCCCAGCCGTGCCGACGACAACAACAGCCCCGGAAC
Proteins encoded in this window:
- a CDS encoding TIGR00725 family protein, with the protein product MRVSVIGGSTVTDEQYQQAREVGRQLGEHGHDIVCGGLTGVMEAACHGASEAGGHTIGILPSERRAAANDYVETAIATGLGNARNVLVVMNGAAVVAVDGGPGTLSELGHALDMGRPVAGLGTHRLDGGDAIEHVDTPAEAVEYVESAVQ